In Clostridia bacterium, the DNA window CCCCACACCTTAGAGAGCAGCTGTTCGCGGGTGAAAACGTAGTGCTCGTTGTGCGCGAAGAAACTGAGCAGTTCAAACTCCTTCGGCGTCAGCGAGACCGGTTCACCGTCGACGTAGACGTTGCGGGAGAAATACTCTATCTTCAGCCCGCCGAAGGTGTCGGTTTCCTTATCTGCGGTATCGGCTTTCTCGTTATCGGCTCTGCGGATTATCGCCTTCATGCGCGCGAGCAGCTCCTTTGGCGAGAAGGGCTTTATCATATAGTCGTCCGCGCCGAGCTCGAAGCCGAAGAGCTTGTCGTATTCCTCGCCTCTGGCAGTCAGCATGATGACGGGGAGAGCGGAGGTCTCGCGCAGCGTGCGGAGCACCGTCCAGCCGTTGACCTTCGGCATCATGACGTCAAGCAGGAGCAGGTCGTATTTGTTCTTTGCCAGCAGGGCAAGGGCCTCGTCGCCGTCAGCTGCTTCGTCAACAGAGAAGCCGTCGAGACTGACGTATTCCTTGACCATATCTCTTATGCCTTCTTCGTCGTCCGCGATGAGAATTCTTTTATCTTCCATATCGTAGCTCCTTTCCGCCGTTGAAGCGGTCTGTTGTTTCCCTCGAGATAGAGGAATCGGAGTTGCTTTCGCCGGG includes these proteins:
- a CDS encoding response regulator transcription factor, producing the protein MEDKRILIADDEEGIRDMVKEYVSLDGFSVDEAADGDEALALLAKNKYDLLLLDVMMPKVNGWTVLRTLRETSALPVIMLTARGEEYDKLFGFELGADDYMIKPFSPKELLARMKAIIRRADNEKADTADKETDTFGGLKIEYFSRNVYVDGEPVSLTPKEFELLSFFAHNEHYVFTREQLLSKVWGYDFYGDERTVDTHIKMLRDSLKNYRSYIVTVWGTGYKFETGNAK